In Mercurialis annua linkage group LG6, ddMerAnnu1.2, whole genome shotgun sequence, the following are encoded in one genomic region:
- the LOC126687945 gene encoding AP2/ERF and B3 domain-containing transcription factor At1g51120-like yields the protein MAQPNKVAVRRFVGVRQRPSGRWVAEIKDSSQRVRLWLGTYDSSEEAARAYDEAARALRGENARTNFAFVSPNNPNQSGSPPSNDGFASEADGRLSLCSFSSLKAKLSKNLQNIMARTTESKSAKNRVSDHFTFANIFNFRTQQYQKPVDIKNIEKVVQPSIIVPHSDDQRSSWETSSVSDCSNEWIGFRQHGLDSDGSDIGEGRIGHHDHQMMRWMDGHDHHQIMSGYSSEGSRSKRFKVSSSVMVPPSFSGPADSPSSIHGDHN from the coding sequence ATGGCGCAACCCAACAAAGTTGCGGTCCGTAGATTCGTCGGAGTACGACAAAGGCCATCGGGAAGATGGGTTGCAGAAATAAAAGACTCTTCTCAACGAGTCAGGCTATGGCTAGGAACTTATGACTCATCTGAAGAAGCAGCTCGAGCTTACGACGAAGCAGCACGCGCCTTACGTGGTGAAAATGCTCGAACCAACTTTGCCTTTGTGAGCCCTAATAATCCAAACCAGTCCGGTTCGCCCCCTTCTAACGACGGATTCGCGTCGGAAGCCGATGGGCGGCTCAGTCTCTGTAGCTTCTCTTCATTAAAGGCGAAATTGAGCAAGAATTTGCAGAATATAATGGCGAGAACAACGGAGAGTAAATCCGCGAAGAATCGAGTGAGCGATCACTTCACTTTTGCTAATATATTCAATTTCAGAACCCAACAATATCAGAAACCAGTAGATATCAAGAACATTGAGAAGGTGGTGCAGCCGAGTATAATAGTGCCGCATTCAGACGATCAACGCTCTTCCTGGGAAACCTCAAGTGTTTCGGATTGTAGTAACGAATGGATTGGATTCAGACAGCATGGGTTAGATTCAGATGGATCAGATATTGGCGAAGGTAGAATAGGTCACCATGATCATCAGATGATGAGATGGATGGACGGTCATGATCATCATCAGATAATGAGTGGCTATAGTAGTGAAGGTTCGAGGAGTAAAAGGTTTAAAGTTTCATCTTCTGTGATGGTTCCTCCGAGTTTCAGTGGACCTGCAGATTCTCCATCTTCTATTCATGGTGATCACAATTGA